Proteins encoded within one genomic window of Pseudalkalibacillus sp. SCS-8:
- a CDS encoding DUF445 domain-containing protein: MEVLWVLVLMVVIGAAIGGFTNSLAIKMLFRPYNPIYIGRFRIPFTPGLIPKRREELAIQLGEMTVNHLITKEGLQKKLNQTEFKNELVEWLKKGLHTQLEKEQSINDLAADLLKNDALDKAVEGKLKQFLNEKVTEKIGKAKGQPLKELIPEKLDTRIEAEIPATTRFIQNRLIAFIHSPEGKMQLKQLIDDFLAERGMLGNMINMFLGNESLIDKVQSELIKLLQRGTVSTMLEKILKKEWTAMKEKPASDIIAQLGVEDSQEAMIDWVIDQLDVKVILNKPIHEWAAPYIPYMEDELIPRMTDHALDWLGSNVEQIMEKMRLSELVRQQVQTFSVQRLEEMVLSISRRELKMITYLGALLGGMIGFIQGLLVYFIT; encoded by the coding sequence ATGGAAGTGTTATGGGTGCTCGTGTTGATGGTCGTGATTGGAGCTGCAATCGGAGGTTTTACGAACTCACTTGCAATCAAGATGCTCTTCAGACCTTACAATCCAATATATATAGGACGTTTCCGGATTCCTTTTACACCCGGTTTAATCCCGAAACGAAGGGAAGAATTGGCTATACAGCTTGGAGAGATGACGGTTAATCATCTCATTACCAAGGAAGGTCTCCAGAAGAAACTGAATCAAACCGAATTCAAGAATGAATTGGTTGAATGGTTGAAAAAGGGCCTTCATACGCAATTGGAGAAAGAACAATCTATAAATGATTTGGCAGCAGACCTATTAAAGAATGACGCCTTAGACAAGGCGGTCGAAGGAAAGCTGAAGCAATTCCTTAACGAAAAAGTGACAGAAAAAATCGGGAAGGCGAAAGGACAGCCTCTTAAAGAACTGATTCCTGAAAAGCTGGATACCCGGATAGAAGCTGAGATTCCTGCTACGACCAGGTTCATCCAAAATCGGTTGATTGCTTTCATACATAGTCCAGAGGGAAAAATGCAGTTGAAACAGCTGATCGACGATTTTCTCGCTGAGCGTGGCATGCTTGGAAACATGATTAATATGTTCCTTGGAAATGAGAGCCTGATCGATAAAGTGCAATCTGAACTCATCAAGCTTCTTCAAAGGGGTACCGTCTCAACGATGCTGGAGAAGATCCTCAAAAAAGAGTGGACGGCTATGAAAGAAAAGCCCGCTTCGGATATCATTGCACAACTGGGAGTAGAGGACAGCCAGGAAGCCATGATCGATTGGGTGATCGATCAACTTGATGTAAAGGTAATCCTCAATAAACCGATTCATGAGTGGGCAGCTCCTTACATACCTTATATGGAAGATGAGCTGATCCCTCGTATGACGGACCATGCACTTGATTGGCTGGGCTCAAATGTTGAACAGATCATGGAAAAGATGAGGCTGTCCGAGCTCGTACGTCAGCAGGTCCAGACGTTTTCTGTACAACGGTTGGAAGAAATGGTGCTTTCAATTTCAAGAAGGGAATTGAAGATGATCACGTACCTTGGTGCCTTGTTAGGTGGGATGATCGGCTTCATTCAAGGGCTGTTGGTTTACTTCATCACCTGA
- a CDS encoding YlbF family regulator, with product MSKNVHDAAYNLETALRESDDFQELKSLYDQVNADENVKQMFDNFRNLQVELQQKQMQGQQITEEEAQKAQQTFELVQQNEVISKLMNAEQRVSMLIQDINKIVTKPLEELYGNPEEQQQ from the coding sequence ATGAGTAAAAATGTCCATGATGCGGCATACAATCTAGAAACAGCGTTGCGTGAAAGTGACGACTTCCAGGAGCTTAAGAGCTTGTATGATCAAGTGAATGCGGATGAGAACGTCAAGCAGATGTTCGACAACTTCCGTAACTTGCAGGTTGAACTTCAACAAAAGCAAATGCAAGGTCAACAAATCACTGAGGAAGAAGCTCAAAAAGCACAGCAAACGTTTGAACTTGTTCAACAGAACGAAGTGATCTCTAAGCTAATGAATGCTGAGCAACGCGTAAGCATGCTTATCCAGGACATCAACAAGATTGTTACGAAGCCTTTGGAAGAATTGTACGGCAATCCAGAGGAACAACAACAATAA